aacagGCAGTTATTTCTTACTGGAACATTTATTAGTTCTTTGAAGTGTTGAAACCTACCCCACAAGATCTGAGCATTAGCTAGCTCATATGATGATcaaatatttataataattaaaCAAATTCTGTCCTCAATTTCTATTTGGGTAATTTGGATGCTTATACTGAATGATGCTCTTTCAGCGTTTCTATGACGTGTAACACTAGAAAAAGGACTTACAAAGGGGAaaagagcttttttttttaattcaaaaacaaTCTGCAAGGTAATATTAGATGCCATTGCCACTGTACCATCTAATGTGTAGTCTTCCATAGCTTGAAAGTCATATGGGAGGGAAAAAATTCAATGACATGAATCAGTGGAATTTAACAGAATAGCAAGTAGGATTTCTTTTTTGGAAAGTAGGAATTCTTTTTGGAAAGGTCTTTGATTTTTTATCTTCTaaaatagaattaaattttCAATCACATAGGTCAGTAGATGCTTGAAATACTTTGAGATCCGATTAGTTTggtagatttgaatttcttGTAAAAGATGTCCTGTTCCTTCTCACACCGAAAATTTTAGGTCTGTTTTAAGTCTCCACCTACCCATGACTGCCATCAATGACTACAAGTCCTTTTAGTTACTCCTTCTACTATGCCATCCAGCCCACCAACCCTTTTTTCCCTACCACCTCTCTCCACCTTTTAGCTGGAGAGCTTTCGTGGGGATAGGAGGGGGTGGGGTGGAACAGCAGCCAAAGACAGTGAGGGGAGTAAATGGCCGTGACTTACAGCAACTGTTGGTAGGAGGTGCCATGGTGGTGTTTGAAGGTTGGAACAAGTTGGGCAGATTGTGGTGGATGCATGATCTGGATAAGAGAGAATctgaaaaaagattttttttctttttttttaaaaataacaatTTTATACTAGCAGAAACATATAATTGACAATTCGTATGGAATTTATGCTACATAAATTTGTGGCGAGAAGCCTAATCagtttatataaatataaacataaatataagagagagagagagagagagagagagagagttgaaaTAGACATTATGCATGTAACgcatttataagttcaaagcTTTTGAACTTTTGCAAATGGCACAGATCTATAAGTCGGTGAGACAATAAGTATCTTTCGTACCCCTATggtgcttatatatatatatatatgtcgtaTTGTGCTGATGCTTGGACCAGTGTGAAAAGATATGTTACTGCAATGCAGAATGAGATATACCATCTAGATTactgattatttttcagcagtCAAGTAAGAACTTTGGCTCTACCATGTAGCATCTTTACTCACAGTGTGCGCTTTGCACACATTATTTGTAATGACCACATATTGAAtatgtattaaaatattaaagaaatccATTCCATATGCCAATGCACACTAGTATTTACTAGACTGACCGTGGGTCAAATAGAACTACCATCTGGTGAATAAAATCATCCATGTGTTCCGGCAGTGGACTTGTATAAGATCTACTGTATAGCATGTATATGATACTTCTAAGCCATAACATATATGGTTGTCCCTACTGCCAACATCCAGGAACAGAAATTTAAATTGCAATTTGTTCATCACCTCTAAAAGCATGGGTATCTAAATTCAATTGGTTAGAGATTTTTCACCCTAACATTAGACTCAAGCCAAATGCTACTTTGATTACTAATTTACTATCCATGTTGTGATAATTTGATACATAATTAACAtcgaaaatcatttgatttacTTACTTTAAGTGCTTATGCTATTGATGATCTATTTGAGTTTCAACTTCAATGTCTCATCACGTGCTTTCCACAAGGGTGTATGTGTGTTGCATTTGGCATGGGAGTATCACAGGCACATGCACGTGCACACATGCATACCCATGCATACATGAAAATCTAATTGTCATTTCAGTTATTTCCAGAATATCTTCTGTCACTTCTCTCCATGTCCTAATGTTGCAATTTTATTTGCATTCAGATATCTTAGCTAAGTTTAGTTGTGAATGTATTTACAGAATTACTCTTCCATTAGAATATCTTCTGACACCATTTTGCTTATTAATTTAGGTTCTGTTTGTTTGCACAGCAAACGTAGTTGAGATGATACCAAACCCTCTTTTGGACAGAATGGAGGTCATTGCTCTTGCTGGTTATCACTGATGAAAAGATGCATATTGCAAGGGACTATTTGGAAAAGACTACTCGTGAAGCTTGTGGTATCAAATCTGAACAAGTATGATTAATACTGCACTCGTATTGTTAACTATATGTCCCCCTGAAAAGTTGCTGGAAGTGGTCcgttttctttcaatttatctGAAATTGGCATATTGTATTTGATATCATGTCAAGAAATATCCCACTCAAAACAgattatatatatgtttttgtgtGCATGATAAAAAGAGAAATCTGTGCCTTTGGTTATGCCTATTTTTTTCAAGTTTGCCATTAGATTTTCTAACCAAATCTCATCAAAAACATTCTTTTATAATTGTAGAATATTGTAATTCATGAGAACAAGCAGCCCCTTTGATTCCATGAAAATCCCATCCTCCCAAAGAATCATAATATGTTTTCCATCTCACATTCCATTACAGTCAAAATAAGATTAGAGACTGAACTTGTTCCGATCTTCTCCATATATGAAGGAGGAGCAGAGCTGTCAAAAGACTAGAAAAACAAAATGCTTGTTCTAAAATGGTTAGTCAGTCTGATTTCGGTTTTCGTATCAAGGACTTCTCTCTCTACCCCTCCCCTCCGCCCTCCTGTCCTCCTGCCCCCCTCCTCTCCCCCTGCCCCCCTCCAATCATCTTCACCAGTCCAatctctccttctctattctTAAGAAACCTTTTCTATTAGAACACCCTTTTCACTTAATTTTCATGAATAAAGAGAAAATGATAGATACTTTGACCTCtccatctctttcctagatcttATGGCACATATGAAATATCTCATTATATCTCACATCAGAGCATAGaaagagaattgcatgagaataTGGAAGGTATAGTTAGGAAAGTTTTTATTTCTCATGACTGTTTGGATTTTGGATTTTActgattttttctattttaaattgataaatagaatttatattatcattcaacacatttctttctttttttattatttttatactgGGCATGCATCGCATGTTCCTGTAGACAAGTGTTTGTGAGTGTCTGTGTATTGGAAAATCATTGTCAGAGAGAGTAGAGCTACATTCTTCATGGTAGGATCAAGGCTTTCAATTTTGCTGGTGCAAAATATTTGATGGAACAAAGAAAGTTTATCATTCTATTGATAATGCTGCAAGGTTTTGATATGTTTGTGTTACTGTCATAGCATTGCATTACTTGATTTGATATactcaattttctttttccaaccTGTTAGCTACTGAATGGACCTGTTCAAGCTTTCAATGGTTCTGAAGTCATAACAATGATTCTAAATGAATGATTCCATAGCCTAGGAGTGGTGCCCTCCAGCTCCCACTCATCCCCACCCCAAacaccccctcccccccccttctcttccttctgaggggaaagaagaaaacctttaaaagaaagagaacattctcattcttcttttgtttctggTCATATAATTTACTCTCTTCGAGACACATCATCTGCATAAGCAATATTTTTTTCAACTCATAAATGGATTCTGATCATTGCAATAGATACTAGGGATCAGGATTTCATCACGATTTAtcgaaatatatttttaaataaaatattctagATTAGTAAATCTCCTGAGAAGTTATCTGCTACGTGGTTAGAGAATTATAGCAGTTTGACAGATCAATTACAATATGAGACAGATAAACACTACGAGCATATCAGTGCCTTTGAATTATCATGAGCTGAAAAATATTGTAGAATTCCTGATTACATGAATTTGTGCCCTGTTGTATTTTCATCTTAATATTTGATTTGGTGGATTTTTAGCTTTGTACATGCTGACCCCATTTAGATGGGAGAAGATGATTTGGTTATGGTAGAAATCTTGTCCAAGGGAATTATTCACTTGAGAAATTCTTTAAATACCAATTATTTTCTACAtatttaggatttcaaattattaatCCGTAAACTTTTAAGGATCATTAGctgattaataaaaataactcgagaataaaaacataaaaagtaGTCTATAGCTCCCATGCAAAAATTATTCTATTCATAGTTTTTTGTCTTGGGGTTAAGCAGGTACCTGGTCTTAGGAAAATTAATTTCAGAGATGCTACAAGGAGTTGGTCCAGTTGGTTGGTAGCACTTGATATGGCCAATGTTCTAACTTGGTTGTGTCGAATGACACACTTCACAGGCCACTCAAAAGGTTGTTATTCATGAACTAGAGTACCTTTACGAAAATTAAAAGTTATAACTGTGATTCAATATTAAATCGTTAGCTTTTGCCATCTGGAGATCATGGTGGAAAGCTCAAGCCGTCCGCCTATCTCACCATTTgtctttatatattatattagaaAGGCGACTGAACATTGCTTCACTGTAAGGAAGATTAGTGTCTGAATCATTCAGCATGAATGTGCTTTTCTGGATTAACCTGATGTAATTGGATCATCAGTTAGAACATATATTTAGTAATAGTGAACATGGATTAGTGGTGGCTGAGTGTCTCGTGCTACTGATAGAATGTTTTACAGACATATTTAACCATGTAACATGATCTATGCTATATTGGTTTAtatcatggtctgccgtaccggtccgtatcggccagtacgggccggtacgtaccggtccggcttgGGACGTAACGCGCTCGGATCAGCGtgaaatccggtaccggtagtttattgttgaaggaccggtacgggaccggttcggaccggtacgccaccggtacggaccggtacgggaccggtttcgtaccggtccgggccgccaccggtatgcgaccggtaccggtacgccaGACCTTGGTTTATATTCTGTTAACATTTCTGATCAATGTATCCAGGTTGAAGTGACTGATGCAAGCTCTTCTTGCTCTGATAGAAAATTATGCCGAGAGGCAGGTGTTCGGAATCTTCAAAAGCAAATTGAGAAGATATACCGCAAGGTTTGTGACACAGTTGTTAGAACTTCAGAAAAGAAGTATCAGTTTTTA
Above is a genomic segment from Phoenix dactylifera cultivar Barhee BC4 unplaced genomic scaffold, palm_55x_up_171113_PBpolish2nd_filt_p 000283F, whole genome shotgun sequence containing:
- the LOC120105431 gene encoding lon protease homolog, mitochondrial-like → MHIARDYLEKTTREACGIKSEQVEVTDASSSCSDRKLCREAGVRNLQKQIEKIYRKIALQLVRQGVTNGAISKSQPSARSQTA